A single genomic interval of Romboutsia ilealis harbors:
- the rlmD gene encoding 23S rRNA (uracil(1939)-C(5))-methyltransferase RlmD, translated as MLSKNKEYVVDIVDIGQGGVGIGKYEGFTVFVEGGLIQDKVKVRISKSKKNYAVGDIVEILEKSPFRVDRICSDDLKDCGGCQIQELDYNKQLELKTNEVKQVISRIGKLENVEIHETIGMQSPCRYRNKAQFPIQNINGSTAIGFYKKKSHDVIPTDMCVIQHDINDKIIKIIKTYIQAYNVSIYNEMTHTGVLRHLVTKVGFTTNEVMVVLVANGTKLPHLNELASVLQENIPGFKTLVLNINKDKTNVILGKENKVIYGNGKINDYIGDLVFEISPLSFFQVNPVQTEVLYNKALEYAELKENDTVFDIYCGIGSISLFLAQKATKVYGIEIVEDAIKDAKINAKLNNLNNVEFYVGKAEEVVPKMYSEGKTANVVVVDPPRKGCDEKVLDTIVSMKPDRVVYVSCNPSTLARDLAYLDERGYKCVEIQPVDMFPHTMHVECCALMSRVEK; from the coding sequence ATGTTATCAAAAAATAAGGAGTACGTTGTAGATATAGTTGATATAGGTCAAGGTGGAGTTGGAATAGGAAAATATGAAGGATTTACTGTTTTTGTAGAGGGCGGATTAATACAAGATAAAGTAAAAGTAAGAATAAGCAAGTCTAAAAAGAACTATGCAGTAGGAGATATAGTTGAAATACTTGAAAAGTCTCCATTTAGAGTTGATAGAATCTGTAGTGATGATTTAAAAGACTGCGGTGGATGTCAAATACAAGAATTAGATTACAATAAGCAACTTGAGTTAAAAACAAATGAGGTTAAGCAAGTTATATCTAGAATAGGAAAATTAGAAAATGTTGAAATACATGAAACTATAGGAATGCAAAGCCCTTGTAGGTATAGAAATAAGGCTCAATTTCCAATACAAAACATAAATGGTTCAACTGCTATAGGGTTTTACAAAAAAAAGAGTCACGATGTTATACCTACTGATATGTGCGTGATACAACATGATATAAATGATAAAATAATAAAGATAATAAAAACTTATATTCAAGCTTATAATGTAAGTATTTATAATGAGATGACTCATACAGGAGTTTTAAGACATTTAGTTACAAAGGTTGGTTTTACAACTAATGAGGTAATGGTAGTTTTAGTAGCTAATGGAACTAAATTACCACATCTAAATGAATTAGCTTCTGTATTACAAGAAAATATACCAGGATTTAAGACATTGGTTCTTAATATTAATAAGGATAAAACTAATGTGATATTAGGAAAAGAAAATAAAGTTATATATGGAAATGGAAAGATAAATGATTATATAGGAGATTTAGTATTTGAAATCTCTCCATTATCATTCTTCCAAGTTAATCCTGTTCAAACTGAAGTTTTATATAATAAAGCATTAGAATATGCAGAGTTAAAGGAAAATGATACTGTATTTGATATATACTGTGGAATAGGGTCAATATCTCTATTTTTAGCACAAAAAGCTACGAAGGTATATGGTATTGAAATAGTTGAAGATGCTATAAAAGACGCTAAAATTAATGCTAAATTAAACAACTTAAATAATGTGGAATTCTATGTTGGAAAAGCTGAAGAAGTCGTTCCTAAAATGTACAGTGAGGGAAAAACTGCAAATGTAGTTGTAGTAGATCCTCCTAGAAAAGGATGCGATGAAAAGGTATTAGATACGATAGTATCAATGAAACCAGATAGAGTAGTGTATGTTTCATGTAATCCATCTACTTTAGCTAGAGATTTAGCATACTTAGATGAAAGAGGATATAAGTGTGTAGAAATACAACCTGTAGATATGTTCCCTCATACAATGCACGTTGAGTGCTGCGCATTGATGTCAAGGGTTGAGAAGTAG
- a CDS encoding PD-(D/E)XK nuclease family protein: protein MNINKMKDLSYDELRSLYREFLYSQNISKLTINTAYTDTFYLWRKGSKDLFWNTVTATDFENEAKNSLIKALSENSTGNVKSLVNSYLSHLRRFRLLLASDGAAERSTPKHENTANRTYTRKKKMDVDVPDPSIEQVEFYLAKWDGLENYHLQEDALNKLFFELCPKNTDIIDVLLKASTLNDFYSTNIFSIYPVAKHICALDIDARLKAGDVTLVGDIQYVPIGDTEKSFYSFATKYCSHHNPLDYPIYDSYVDEVLRYFRNRDSFSDFQDGDLKDYVKFKGILIDFRAFYGLDKFSLKQIDQYVWQLGKDYFPKNYGKKKRGDKYFVFNR, encoded by the coding sequence TTGAATATAAACAAAATGAAAGATTTATCATATGATGAACTGCGTTCTTTATACAGAGAATTCTTATATAGCCAGAACATTTCAAAGTTAACAATCAATACTGCTTACACAGACACCTTCTACCTTTGGAGGAAAGGGAGCAAAGACCTGTTCTGGAATACAGTGACTGCTACTGATTTCGAGAATGAGGCGAAGAATTCCTTAATAAAGGCTCTTTCTGAGAATTCGACCGGCAATGTTAAATCACTTGTTAATAGTTACTTGTCTCATCTAAGAAGGTTCCGTTTACTCTTAGCTTCTGATGGAGCTGCCGAGCGATCAACGCCCAAGCATGAAAATACTGCTAATCGTACATATACTCGTAAGAAGAAAATGGATGTTGATGTTCCTGATCCATCAATTGAGCAGGTGGAGTTTTATCTTGCTAAGTGGGATGGCCTTGAGAACTACCACCTGCAGGAGGATGCACTTAATAAACTGTTCTTTGAGCTATGCCCGAAGAATACAGACATAATCGATGTTCTTTTGAAGGCATCAACGCTTAATGATTTTTATAGTACGAATATTTTCTCAATCTATCCAGTAGCTAAGCACATATGCGCTTTGGATATTGATGCGAGGCTTAAGGCTGGTGATGTTACTCTTGTTGGAGATATCCAGTATGTACCTATCGGTGATACAGAGAAGAGTTTTTACTCCTTTGCCACAAAGTATTGTAGCCATCACAATCCACTTGATTATCCGATTTATGACAGCTACGTCGATGAGGTACTTCGCTATTTTAGAAATCGTGATAGCTTCTCAGATTTCCAAGATGGTGATTTGAAAGACTATGTTAAATTCAAAGGTATACTGATTGATTTCCGTGCCTTCTATGGCTTGGATAAATTTAGCCTGAAGCAAATCGACCAGTATGTTTGGCAGCTCGGGAAGGATTACTTCCCGAAGAACTACGGAAAGAAAAAGAGAGGAGACAAGTATTTTGTCTTTAATCGATAA
- a CDS encoding nucleotidyltransferase domain-containing protein, protein MVDNVIQIVTEKLSSLPCIEGIVLGGSRARGTHTEDSDIDIGIYYNSESFDLTAINQIATELDDENRNDLVVPPGAWGDWVNGGGWLVINGYHVDLILRDIKRVEQIIKDTEQGIVTANYQTGHPHGYISAMYRGELAISKIQYAKNESLCELKNQAEIYPGALKKSLINFFIFEAEFSLMFVKANAGAEDKYYIAGHVFRIISCLNQVLFACNNAYCINEKKAIKLLETFEYKPEKYAERVNHIFEVLGLSLFECYDMTEKLYKEVKKIATEINNFLNGGEFR, encoded by the coding sequence ATGGTAGATAATGTAATTCAAATAGTAACAGAGAAATTATCTTCTTTGCCTTGCATAGAAGGCATTGTATTAGGGGGCTCACGTGCAAGAGGCACCCATACAGAGGATTCTGATATAGATATCGGAATCTATTACAATTCAGAATCATTTGACCTGACAGCGATTAATCAAATTGCTACAGAATTGGATGATGAGAATAGAAACGACCTTGTTGTACCTCCCGGAGCGTGGGGTGATTGGGTTAATGGCGGCGGATGGTTAGTTATAAACGGGTATCATGTTGACTTGATTTTACGTGATATAAAACGGGTGGAACAAATAATCAAAGATACGGAGCAAGGAATTGTTACTGCCAATTATCAGACTGGGCACCCCCATGGTTATATAAGTGCTATGTATCGTGGAGAATTGGCGATCAGCAAGATACAATATGCTAAGAATGAAAGCTTATGCGAATTAAAAAATCAGGCAGAAATTTACCCTGGTGCTCTAAAGAAGAGCTTGATAAACTTTTTTATATTTGAAGCAGAGTTCTCTTTAATGTTTGTAAAAGCAAATGCGGGAGCAGAGGATAAATATTATATTGCAGGCCATGTTTTTCGTATTATTTCATGCTTAAATCAAGTACTATTTGCATGCAATAATGCTTATTGCATTAACGAAAAGAAAGCTATAAAACTGCTTGAAACTTTTGAATATAAACCTGAAAAATATGCCGAAAGGGTTAATCATATTTTTGAAGTACTCGGTCTTTCACTTTTTGAATGCTACGATATGACCGAGAAGCTTTATAAAGAAGTGAAAAAAATTGCAACGGAGATAAATAACTTTTTAAACGGAGGGGAATTCAGATGA
- a CDS encoding class I SAM-dependent methyltransferase codes for MKENKYDDNIFFQKYSQMSRSQQGLAGAGEWETLRKLLPDFKDKRVLDLGCGYGWHCIYAMEHGASSVVGVDISHKMLEVAKEKTHFPQVEYKCCAIEDVEFPEESFDVILSSLAFHYVADYEILVKKIYRILKSGGKLVFTVEHPVFTAYGTQDWHYNEKGEILHFPVDNYYYEGKRTAVFLGEKVTKYHRTLTTYLNTLLSNGFIINQIVEPQPPENMMDIPGMQDEMRRPMMLIVSANKKVDR; via the coding sequence ATGAAAGAAAACAAATATGATGATAATATATTTTTTCAAAAATACAGTCAAATGAGTCGCTCACAGCAGGGACTAGCCGGTGCAGGAGAATGGGAAACATTGAGAAAGCTGCTGCCGGATTTTAAAGATAAGCGTGTGCTTGATTTAGGATGCGGCTATGGATGGCACTGTATTTATGCGATGGAACACGGTGCTTCTTCTGTTGTAGGTGTTGATATTTCTCATAAAATGCTCGAGGTAGCCAAAGAAAAAACACATTTTCCACAGGTTGAATATAAATGCTGTGCTATAGAAGATGTGGAATTCCCAGAGGAGAGTTTTGATGTAATATTAAGTTCACTTGCGTTTCACTATGTAGCAGATTATGAGATTTTAGTAAAAAAGATATATAGAATACTGAAGTCTGGTGGTAAGCTAGTTTTTACGGTTGAACATCCTGTTTTTACTGCCTATGGAACACAAGACTGGCATTATAACGAAAAAGGAGAAATACTGCATTTTCCGGTGGATAATTATTATTATGAGGGCAAACGGACAGCTGTGTTTTTGGGAGAAAAGGTTACAAAATATCATAGAACACTGACCACATATCTAAATACACTGCTTTCAAATGGTTTTATAATAAATCAGATTGTGGAGCCGCAGCCGCCGGAAAACATGATGGATATTCCGGGGATGCAGGATGAAATGCGCCGTCCCATGATGCTGATTGTATCGGCGAACAAAAAAGTGGATAGATAG
- a CDS encoding HD domain-containing protein — MFKEKIIIEMKEVFKEIPFGIEHTLKVLKNAEDIMKGENIGEEEKEFISIIAILHDIGAVEAQKKYGSIDGVYQEKEGPAVAKEILKKVGYNKNIDRICFIIGNHHTPAKIDGLDFQIQWEADLLENLTVMDKEKEQEKIKKCIDENFKTNTGKRIAYNRFILD; from the coding sequence ATGTTTAAAGAAAAAATTATTATAGAGATGAAAGAAGTATTCAAAGAAATTCCTTTTGGCATAGAGCATACTCTCAAAGTTTTGAAAAATGCAGAAGATATAATGAAAGGAGAAAATATCGGAGAGGAAGAAAAAGAATTCATTAGTATTATTGCTATACTACATGATATTGGTGCGGTTGAAGCACAAAAAAAATACGGTTCTATTGATGGTGTCTATCAAGAAAAGGAAGGACCAGCAGTAGCGAAAGAAATATTAAAAAAGGTAGGCTATAACAAAAATATTGATAGAATATGCTTTATAATAGGCAACCATCATACTCCAGCTAAAATTGATGGACTTGATTTTCAAATACAATGGGAAGCTGATTTGCTTGAAAATTTAACGGTTATGGATAAAGAAAAAGAACAGGAAAAGATAAAAAAGTGTATAGATGAAAACTTTAAAACAAACACAGGAAAAAGGATAGCTTATAATCGCTTTATTTTAGATTAG
- a CDS encoding GrpB family protein: protein MISNNTSMPTTDDELQKNTVGELKPHNAPITLVEYDSSWPELFEQ from the coding sequence ATGATATCTAATAATACCTCCATGCCTACAACGGATGATGAGTTGCAAAAGAATACGGTTGGTGAGCTTAAGCCGCACAATGCACCGATCACTCTTGTTGAATACGATTCAAGTTGGCCTGAATTGTTTGAGCAGTAA
- a CDS encoding GrpB family protein — translation MHSVLGSKALQIEHVGSTSVPGLCAKPIIDILLVVKDSADESSYVPVLEAAGYVLQIREPDWFEHRLFKGPDTDINLHVFSLGTSEIDRMLRFRDWLRTNDTDRDKYAQVKRSLAKNKWRHVQHYANAKTSIVQEIMKRANGNNA, via the coding sequence ATTCATTCAGTACTCGGCAGCAAAGCGTTGCAAATAGAACATGTGGGCTCAACCTCGGTTCCTGGGCTTTGTGCAAAGCCAATCATCGATATACTGTTGGTTGTTAAGGATTCTGCTGATGAGTCATCCTACGTTCCAGTGTTGGAAGCGGCCGGATATGTGCTACAGATTCGAGAACCTGACTGGTTTGAGCATCGTTTGTTTAAAGGACCGGATACTGATATTAATCTGCATGTGTTCAGTTTGGGCACATCAGAGATTGATAGAATGTTACGCTTCCGTGATTGGTTGCGGACTAATGATACTGATCGGGACAAATATGCACAAGTCAAACGAAGCTTGGCAAAGAATAAATGGAGGCATGTCCAGCACTATGCGAATGCTAAAACATCAATAGTACAGGAAATCATGAAAAGAGCGAATGGTAATAATGCTTAA
- a CDS encoding AAA family ATPase, which yields MKNTVDNLSKSKVILMCGPAGAGKSTLAKKFESTGMTILSYDEESFKRGLKEHPLPQEVLEDIKTYLDEKLISLIMQNIDIVLDYSFWSREMRNEYISLLKKYDIEPKIYYIKTPKEVVMERIRKRNGNHQNDIILTEQTASTYYDHFQPPTAEEGEVIVVEGY from the coding sequence ATGAAAAATACAGTAGATAATTTGTCAAAAAGTAAAGTTATTTTAATGTGCGGCCCTGCGGGAGCAGGTAAATCAACACTAGCAAAAAAATTTGAAAGTACTGGGATGACAATACTATCTTATGATGAAGAATCATTCAAACGAGGTTTGAAAGAACATCCTTTACCTCAGGAGGTTTTAGAAGATATTAAAACCTATCTTGATGAAAAACTAATTTCACTTATCATGCAAAACATTGATATTGTTCTCGATTATTCATTTTGGTCTAGAGAAATGAGAAATGAATATATTTCATTATTAAAGAAATACGACATAGAACCCAAAATCTATTATATAAAGACACCTAAGGAAGTTGTTATGGAACGTATTCGAAAAAGAAACGGAAATCATCAAAATGATATCATATTGACGGAGCAAACAGCTTCCACTTATTATGATCATTTTCAACCCCCAACTGCTGAAGAAGGTGAAGTTATAGTAGTCGAGGGATATTAA
- a CDS encoding (2Fe-2S)-binding protein, giving the protein MAGDKIICHCKQVSYIDIRKAMIAGARTVQEIKDMTGAATGCGRCVGEIEKILASVCGCKGVSLEDVVNAVKNGAETTEKVAEITGAGSACGRCKALVQNVIDIKR; this is encoded by the coding sequence ATGGCTGGAGATAAAATAATTTGTCATTGTAAACAAGTAAGTTACATAGATATAAGAAAGGCAATGATAGCAGGTGCTCGTACAGTACAAGAAATAAAAGATATGACTGGAGCAGCTACTGGATGTGGAAGATGTGTAGGAGAAATAGAAAAAATATTAGCATCAGTATGTGGATGTAAGGGAGTTTCTCTTGAAGATGTAGTAAATGCAGTTAAAAATGGTGCAGAAACTACAGAAAAAGTTGCTGAAATAACAGGAGCAGGTTCAGCTTGTGGAAGATGTAAAGCTCTTGTTCAAAATGTAATAGATATAAAAAGATAG
- a CDS encoding phosphoglycerate dehydrogenase translates to MKILFTENYGKEKFDKIKALGYEIIYCNENIVTNNEDVDDADILVTYNPFKNLDINKMNNLKYIQITSIGIDHIPIDKILNRDILIANNKGSYSAPIGECIVMYILEIYKNSKRFHEQQLNKEWKQNFSISELRNKKIGFIGTGTLATEAAKRLQGFDVEIWGVNTTGHNKEYFDKCFENDEMDEVFKTCDVVVVTIPATKETLGIINKDKFELMKNGSVFINVGRGNIINEEDLIRYINKFRGVALDVFENEPLDKNSMLWEFDNVIITPHNSWVSDNNEERTFNMIYNNLKNYIENKPLNNLIDISKGY, encoded by the coding sequence ATGAAGATTTTATTTACTGAAAATTATGGAAAAGAAAAGTTTGATAAAATAAAGGCATTGGGATATGAAATTATATATTGCAATGAGAATATTGTAACCAATAATGAGGATGTAGACGATGCAGATATACTAGTTACATATAATCCATTTAAGAATTTAGATATAAATAAAATGAATAATTTAAAATATATACAGATAACTAGTATAGGAATAGATCATATACCTATAGATAAAATTTTAAATAGAGATATTTTGATTGCTAATAATAAGGGGAGTTACAGTGCACCAATAGGTGAATGTATAGTTATGTATATACTAGAGATATATAAAAATAGTAAAAGGTTCCATGAGCAACAATTAAATAAAGAATGGAAACAAAATTTTTCTATAAGTGAATTACGCAATAAGAAAATTGGATTTATAGGAACAGGAACATTAGCTACAGAAGCTGCAAAAAGGCTACAAGGATTTGATGTTGAAATATGGGGAGTTAATACAACCGGTCACAATAAAGAATATTTTGATAAATGCTTTGAAAATGATGAAATGGATGAAGTATTTAAAACTTGTGATGTAGTTGTAGTTACAATACCGGCAACAAAAGAAACATTAGGTATTATAAATAAAGATAAATTTGAACTTATGAAGAATGGCTCTGTATTTATAAATGTTGGAAGAGGTAATATTATTAACGAAGAAGATTTAATAAGATATATAAATAAGTTTAGGGGAGTTGCCTTAGATGTATTTGAAAATGAGCCATTAGATAAAAATAGTATGCTATGGGAATTTGATAATGTAATTATAACTCCTCACAATTCATGGGTATCTGATAACAATGAAGAAAGAACTTTTAATATGATTTATAATAATCTAAAAAATTATATTGAGAATAAGCCTTTGAATAATTTAATAGACATATCTAAAGGATATTAA